The sequence below is a genomic window from Brevibacillus agri.
AGCAGAGTGGACATATAGTCTGAACCGATGGGAGGCTCCGCCGCTTGGATGGCGGAGCCGACTTTTTGAGGAGAGGGTGTCGCATGATTTATGTGACGATTGCGTTGATCCAGATTATTTACGTCGCGCTCAATTCCCTGCGGGTCGTGCTGATGATAAAAGGCCGAAACTATGCGGCCGCGAGCTTGTGCACGGTCGAGATTTTTGTCTATTTGTCCGGGTTGTCGATCGTTTTGAACTACATGGATTCGTTCTGGGGGATTTTCACGTACTGCCTGTCGTATGGAGTGGGGACGTTGCTCGGCATGTACATCGAACAAAAAATCGCCCTCGGCTACATGACGCTGCAAGTGATTACGGCCAATGAAGCGGAGCTGACCAGCGTGCTCAAGGAAAAGGGCTACGGCGTGACCAAGTGGCACGGCTCCGGCCTGTACGGGACGCGGATGATTTTTCTCATTTTGGCCAAGCGCAAAAATTACCTGGATGCGATCAAAACGATCCAGCAAATCGATCCCGGCGCCTTTATCATCTCCTCGGAGCCGAAGACGTTTGTCGGCGGGTTTACGCCGGGGAAGCTAAACTGAAAGCACGCCTGTTCCAAGCCTGCCTGCGCCAAGCCCGCGCATAAAAAGGTGCCGTGCAGCATCAGGGGAGCGCGGCCTCTTTTTGCTGTCTGCCCTGGGTGGTGCGGCAGCTTGTGACGACCCGGCTTGCGGAATCGCGTTTTTGCCCGTGCAGGCGTTAGGCTGGTTGGCCCGGGTGTTTGTGAAGGCAGTTGCCATTTTCTTTGCCGTCTGCTCATAAAATACTATCTGATAGACGAATTGCCAGCTTTTGGTTTGGGGCGACTGAGTGGCAAGGTTGCGGTCGGAGAAAAAAGGCGGCTCTGGCAGCGGAGCAAAGCCGGATTGCCGAGGCGAACCAGTGCCAAGCGGTCAGAGTTGTCCAATCGCCGGA
It includes:
- a CDS encoding DUF2179 domain-containing protein — protein: MIYVTIALIQIIYVALNSLRVVLMIKGRNYAAASLCTVEIFVYLSGLSIVLNYMDSFWGIFTYCLSYGVGTLLGMYIEQKIALGYMTLQVITANEAELTSVLKEKGYGVTKWHGSGLYGTRMIFLILAKRKNYLDAIKTIQQIDPGAFIISSEPKTFVGGFTPGKLN